TTGTATTTGCCATGCAAAGGCAGGTTGTCACTCCTCCAGCCACCGCTGCCTGCGAGCCTGAGATGATGTCGTCTTTGTACTCTTGACCAGGATCGCGAAAGTGCACGTGCATGTCGATAAGTCCTGGCATGACGAGCTTATTTGTGGCGTCGATGACCTTATCGGCGTCAAATTTCTCACTTCCTATTTTGGCTATTTTGCCGTTTTCTATTAGGATATTTGCCTTAAATTTCTCGTCGCTATTTACGATAGTTCCGTTAATTATTGCTATTCTCATTTTTAGCCCCTATTTTTCGCAAGCGTATTTAGTATCGCCATTCTTATAGCAACGCCGTTTTCTACTTGATTTAGTATGACTGAATGTGTGCCATCAGCCACGTCTGAGTTTAGCTCTACACCCCTATTTATCGGTCCTGGATGCAGTACGATAGCATCAGGTTTGGCTAGCTTTATCCTATTTTTATTTAGTCCAAAAAATTTCGAGTACTCTCTCGAGCTTGGAAAAGCCACGTCCGCACCACCACGCTCTAGCTGGATACGAAGCATGATGATGACGTCGCTGCCCTCACAAGCTTCTTCCATATTTTTACAAATTTGAGATTCAAAGACCTCAGCATCTTTTGGCATCATCATCTTTGGTGCAAAAAGCTTTAAATTTATACCAAATTTCTTCATCGCCCAGATGTCTGACCTTGCCACGCGGCTTCTGGCGATGTCGCCGATGATCGCCACGTTTAGATTTTTATCCAAAATTTTGCCATACTCTCTTAACGTAAAAAGATCAAGCAAAGCTTGACTTGGATGCTCATTTGTACCATCTCCTGCATTTACGACGCTAGCTTCTGTCCTATCAGCTGCAAATTTCGCCGCTCCAGAGCTTGGGTGACGAAGCACAATGATGTCAGTTCTCATAGCAGCCATGTTATTCATCGTGTCATTTAGCTCTCGCCCTTTGTCACGCTCGAGCTTGATGAGCTGAAATTTATCGTATCAGCTCCAAGCCTCTTTGCTGCGATCTCAAAGGATGTTCTAGTTCTTGTCGAGTTTTCATAAAATGCGTTGATCGTGGTCTTTCCACGAAGATAGTCATTTTTTTTCACTTGGCTTAAATTTAGCTCCTTAAACTCTTTCGCCGCCTCTAAAAAATATAAAATTTCTTCCTTGCTAAGCTCTCTAGTTCCTATCAAATCTTTATGTTTGTAGCCCATTTTAAGCCTCTTAAATTTATTTTGTCACAAAGTCGCAAGCTGGTTGGTAGCCGTTATCACAAGCTTTTTTAAATAAAGCCTTTGCTTTTTCTTCGTTCTTTGCTTCGTTTGCGTTTTTATCTTTTACAAGGCCATAAGCGATCATTTCGCCTAGTTTTTCGCAAGCCATGCCCTCATTTTCATCACACATTTTTGTAAAAATTTTCTCAGCCTGAACTCTATCTTTTGCCACGCCGTCGCCGTTAAATAGCATGATCGCATTCATCGTGCAAGCTTTTTTCTCACCCTCTCCACAAGCCTTATTAAAATAAAGATAAGCTTCATTAAAATTTTTCTTTGTATAAAGCTCATTTGCCTTGTCTAAATTTTCATTTGCCATAGCATTTAACGCAAAAACCGCTGCCACTAAAACTAAAATTTTCTTCATTTTCTTTCCTTATTTAAATAATTTTGAATGATGTTTTTTCATATATTCAACTATCTCTATAACCTCGTCGCTACCGCTAGCGTCAGAATTTTCTAACGCATCATCGATGCACTCAACATAAAGATTTGCCGCCTCTTCAAGTTTGTCTTTTTTTACTCCAGCATAGTAGAACATCGCTTCAAGCACCATACTAAGCTCGTAGCTAAGCTCCTCTACGCTTACCTCTTCTTCTTTCATATCTCCTCCTGTGTTTTTTTGGTTATTAGATCGATTATCTGGGCTTTAATCGGCTCATAGCTAAAGCCGTCTTTAAAATTTGCAAAGAGCCCGCCGCTAGCGTTCACGTGTCCGCCTCCGCCAATTAGGTGCTTTGCCATGGTACTAACGTCAAGCTTGCCATTTGCACGAAACTTAACGTTTTTTTATTTGTCACATCGATAAAGAAGTCAAATTCAGGATTTGCCACTAAAAAGTCGTTACCTATAACCGAAACGTTGCCGATATTGTAGGTTAAAATTCCTTTATGATCTTTATAGTTTATGCTAAATTTCTCTTTATTTTCACTAAGTTTTTTTACTACGTAGCTTGAGATAAGATTACTTAGCGTATCGTCTTTATCCTCTTTGAAAAATGACTTTTTAATAGCATGCACCTGCATATCAAGGCCGATATAGTCGTTTTTCTCGTTAAAAAATTTGCTAGCTTCTTTTAAGAGATGATCCATATAGAGGTTATTTTCAGCTTCAAACATCACCTTGTTTATCTCTTTAGCGTTTGCAACAAGCCCCAAACAGACCTTGCCCATCTCAAAATTTTTATCATCTTTTAGCCAGATATCCACGGCATTTACGACGTCACTAAAAATTTCAAGCTCTTTATTTTTGCCAAAAATTCCTGCAAAAAAGTCGTAAGTGATCTTTGTAGCGCACCTTGAACTATCCAAAAAATACCATGGGTAGGCACTCGCACACTCAGCACCGCTTTGGTGATGATCAAGCAAAAATAGCTTTATATTTTTACCCTCTATCATCTCAGTAAAGCTCTCGCACTGGGCTAGAGTTAAATTTAGATCAGTAATCAAAATGATGTTTTTATCATCGTTTGAGGCATCTATCTCAGCTAAAATTTGAGCAAATTTATCATCTATCTCTCTGCCGTAGTTTGAGTTTAGAAATTTCACATTTTTGAAGTAAAAATTTGTTATGTATTGTGCGCCATATCCGTCAAGATCAGTGTGCGAGAGGTGATAAATTTTCATCGTTTTCCTTTATAAATTTTCTATTTCTATGACGCCAACCGTTTCAAATGGCGTATTTGCAGAGATCTCAGCAAAGCTTAGCACCACGATGTCGATGGCAAAATTTGCGCAAATATTTGCTATAAATTTTCTTAGGCTTGGCTCCACGCAAAGCACCATTTCGCCGTGCTGACTCATCGGCCGTTTCTCTTTTTCATGCCTTAGAGCCTGAACAATCGATGAAGTTTGAGCCACATTTATCATCAGGTGATACGCGCCGTCTTTATACTGCACCGCGTCCATAAGCTTTTGCTGTGCGGCACTATCTAAAATGTAAAAATTTAGCTGACCTTTCTCATCGATATAAAGCGAAGTGATGACACGTGAGAGTGCTGCACGCACGTGCTCGATGATCATGTCTAAATTTTTACTAACCTCGGCGATATCACTAATGGCCTCAAGTATGCTAAGCAGATCTTTGATCGGGATATTGTCTTTAAGCAGCGCTTTTAAAACCTTTTGGATCAAATTTATAGGTGCGATCCTTAGCGTATCCTCGACCACAACTGGGTAGTCGATCTTTAGTTTGTCTAATAAATTTTGCGTCTCTTGGCGAGTGAGAAGCTCAGCTGCATTTTGCTTGATAAGCTCGCTCATATGCGTTGAGATGACGCTTGCAGGATCAACTATCGTATATCCGCTAAGTATGGCGTCCTCTTTGACGCTAGCATCGATCCAGAGTGCATCCAGCCCAAAAGCTGGCTCTTTTGTCGGAATCCCCTCGATATCTTCGCTAACTAGGCCACTATCCATCGCTAGAAATTTATCCGCGTAAATTTCACCCTGACCGATCACGATGCCTTTTAGCTTAAAGCGGTACTCGTTTGGCGGTAGTTGAAGGTTATCGCGGATCCTTATCTTTGGCATCAAAAAGCCAAGACTTGAAGCGATATTTCGCCTCATAGCACGAATCCTCTCAATGAGATCCACATCAGCTAGCTTTAGCAGACCATATCCTAGGTCAAGCTCTAAAATTTCAAGCTTTAAGATGTCGTTTATCTTCGTCTCTTCTTCTCTTGCGATCTCTTCGTCGCTCTTCTTTGGCGCCTTAGTGGTGGCACCACTAGCAGCTGCACCTGCTCCGCTTTGCGTAGCGGCTCCAGCTTTTTTAGAAGCTGTTTTGTCTTTTGACGCAAGGCTTAAATTTAGCCCGCCATCTTTGGTCTGCTTGATGATGTAGCCAAGCCCCAAAAATAGCACTGCTATAAAGCCAAGAGAAAGAGTCGGAAGCCCTGGGACAAGAGCAAACATAAATAGTATGAAGCCCACTATCAGCAAGGTTTTATAATCCCCTAATAGCTGATTTAGCGTGCCCTCTGCAAAGTCCTCATCGTCCTTGCTAGCCCTTGTGATGATAATAGCAGTCGCTGTTGATGTGATAAGTCCTGGGATCTGGCTCACAAGGCCATCACCGATAGTTAGGATCGTATAATACTGAGCCGATGTCGCCATATCAAGGCCATGCTGAAACGAGCCGATAGCAAAGCCACCGATGATATTAATGATAGTGATGATGATGCCAGCGACGGCGTCACCTTTTATAAATTTAGACGAACCGTCCATGGCACCGTAAAAATTTGCCTCGCCGATGATAGCCTGGCGTCTTTCGCGCGCTGTTTTTTCATCGATCAAACCTGCATTTAGGTCCGCGTCTATTGCCATTTGCTTACCTGGCATCGCATCAAGTGTAAAACGTGCTTGCACTTCACTTACACGAGTTGAACCTTTGGTTACAACCATGAAATTTATGAGCACCAGGATACAAAAGACGATGGTGCCGATGACAAAGTTGCCACCAACGACAAAATTTCCAAAGCTTGAGATGATCTCACTAACCGCTTCTGGGCCATTATGACCTTCGCTTAGGATCATACGTGTAGTTGCGATATTTAGCGACAAGCGAAATAATGTAACAATGAGAATAAGTGTCGGAAACGTACTAAGATCAGTTGGCTTTGGCACATAAATAGAAATCAAAATAATAAGCACTGAAATCGAGATCGAAAGCGCCAAAAAAAAGTCAAGAACAGCACTTGGAAGTGGGACAATGATAATAGCAAGGATGGCGACTATAATACCAACAATGCTAAGACTTTTAAACCTTAAAACCGGCGCAAGAAACGGTGCAACAAGCGTTAAAATGCTATTTTTTTGCTTTGCCAAGTCTACTTCTTAACGATGTCACTTAGTTTTATCGCATCAAGCATCTCATCTATCTTGTTTTGAAGACCACTAAACATGGACCAAATTTGACAGCTTGAGGCTTTATTTGATGGGCAGCCAAGTGCTGAAGACGAGCACTCAAAAACGCTTAGCTCACGCTTTTCGGCACACTCAATTATCTTTTTTATCGTTAAATTTTCAGGTTCATCATTTAGTGCAAAGCCGCCATTTGCTCCTTTAAATGACTTTAAAATTCCATCCTTTGCGAGATTTTGTAAAATTTTAGCCAAAAAACTTTTTGAAATTTTAAGCTCATTTGAAATCGTATCGACATCAACTGGTGATGATTTTTGGGATATTAAAATAAGTGAAAGTAGAGCGTATTCGCTTGCCTTTGTAAAAAGCATTTATCTTCCTTAAATTCTTTAAATAGCCATTATTCTATAAAATTTTTACTGCATTTTTCATTAATTTTTAAAAAGCGCCGTTTTATCTAATTTTATGTTTTAAATGCTATAATCGCTCTTCCAAAATTCACCAATCAGGAGGTCATTATGGCTTTGGATTCGGCTAAAAAAGCTCAAATAGTTGCGAAATTCGCTAGAAAAGAGGGAGATACAGGCTCTCCAGAAGTTCAAATAGCTCTTTTAACAGCTAGAATAACTGAACTTACAGAACACCTTAAAATTTTCAAAAAAGACTTTTCATCACGATTAGGTCTTTTGAAACTAGTTGGTCAAAGAAAAAGACTTTTAAAGTATCTTAAAAATAAAGACTATGCTACATATTCAAAACTAATCTCTGAGCTTGGCTTAAGAGATAAATAATCCAATGGGAGAGTCTAGTGACTCTCCATTTAAATTCGTTTCCTTATATTTTATTAATTCTGTTTCTTTAACTTTCTATTTCATGACTAAATTTTTTATTTTAAGTATTAATTTATACCTCTTCAATACTACTAATCTTTTTTAATAAGGTTAAATTAAAATTAATTTTCTTATTTTAGTTTAAATATCAATTTTAAGTATTTTATTATTTATTTACTAAAGATATTAAATTTATACAAAATTTATATTTACTATAAAACCCTAAAATAAGCGATTTTTATAAATTTATTTAATTTTAACTTAAAATATAAATTTATTTTTAATAATAAAGAATTTTTATTAAAGATTAAGAATTCGGCTAGTAATATTACCCATATAGAAATATGCAAATATTGCATAGTAAAGGAGAAAATGATGAAAGAAGGCAAAGTCATCTGTCCTTATTGTGGGACGGGCTGTCAGGTTACCTTGCATGTGGAAAATAACGTCGTTCGTGCCGCAACTGGCGTCGAAGACAATCCAGTCAATCAAGGAAATTTATGTTTAAAGGGCTTTTATGGCTGGGACTACGTTGCAAGTCCAGACAGACTTACAAAGCCGCTTATTAGAAAGAAAAACGGGGTCTTTTCAAAGGACGGTGAATTTGAAGAGGCCAGCTGGGACGAGGCGCTTGATCTTGTCGTAGAAAAGATGAAAGAGGCAAAAGAGAAATACGGCCCTGACTCACTAGCAGGTAACTTCTCAGCACGCTGTACATTAGAGGACAACTACGTCGCTCAAAAGCTAATGCGCGCTGTAATTGGCACAAACAACGTCGATCACTGTGCTAGAATTTGACACGCTCCGACAGTAGCAGGACTTGCTAAAACAATCGGAAACGGAGCTGCCACAAATAGCTTTACAGAGATTGGCACTTATAGTAACTGTATATTAATGATAGGCTCAAACCCAGAAAATGGTCACCCAATCGCAGCTATGCACATCCAAAGAGCGCTAAACCGCGGTGCAAAACTGATCGTTATCGACCCCATTAAGACTGAGTTTGCAAGTAGAGCCGATATCCACTTGCAGCTAGAGCCTGAGCACAACATCCCAGTTATTAACGCACTTCTTTACACTATCATCGAAGAAGGCCTTGTAAATGAGGAGTTTGTAAGAGATCACACAATAGGCATCGAGTACGTTAAAGAAGCTGTAAAAGACTATGCCCCAGAGGTTGTAGCAAAATACACAAGGCTAAATCCAGAGGATATCAGAGCAGCTGCTAGAATGTATGCCACCACAAAACCAGCCGTCATCACTCACGGCATGGGCGTAACTCACTTCAACCACGGCGTTGGCGGAGTTTGCGATGTATCAAATTTATTCTTGATCACTGGAAACATCTGTGAGCTTGGCACAGGCGACTTGCCGCTTAGAGGTCAAGAGAACGTTCAAGGCTGCTGCGATATGGGCGTTTTACCAAATATCTTCCCAAATCTTGGTTCAGTAACTGACCCAGAGCAAAGAGCTTGGTTTGAGAAAATATGGCACCTAGAACCTGGATTTTTAAACTCAAAAATAGGCATCCATAAAACTGAAGTGCCTGATGCGATACTTGATGGCAGAGTGCATTTCTTCTGGACTATCGGTGAAAACCCGGTCATCTCTGAGCCAAATACAAACCACTTCTTAAAAGGCATTGCAAATGTCGATTTCTACGTGGTTCAAGATCTATTTTTAACTGAGACTTCACTAAAAGCTGACGTCGTTCTCCCTGGCGTTGCAAGTAGTGAAAAAGAGGGTCTTTACACAAACGCAGAGCGCCGTGTCCAGCACAACGAAGCAGTCATAACACCTCCAGGTGATGCTAGACAAGACTGGTGGATCGTTTGCGAGATCGCACGTCGTTTGGGCGCAACAGAGGGCTTTAACTTCAATTCACCAGAAGAGATTTGGGAAGAAGTTAGAAAATGTGACCCTAGACGCTACGGCGGCATGAGCTACTATAGACTTAAAAAATATCACGGACTTCACTGGCCATGCCCAACTGAAGATGATATGGGCGGTCAAAGCTTGTATCTTGATAAGAAATTCTTTACACCTGATGGTAAAGGCCGCTTCGTGCCTTGTCTATTTGTGGATAAGGCTGATGAGATCGAGAGCGCAAAACTTGAGTTTGCTAAGAAGATGAATATGTCACCAGAGTATCCTATCATGGCTGGTTCAGTCGATGAGAAGACTGACGCTGAGTATCCGATACAGCTTTTAACTACAAGAAAAGTTTATCAATACACAGTTGGTACCATGACAAGACGCTCACGTGCCATCGAAGAGGGCGGAGATAGCATCGGACCTATCGCTGAGATGAGCCCAGCGCTTGCAGAGAGATACGGACTAAAACAAGGCGACTTCATCAAAGCTTGGAGTAGATACGGCTACATCGTCGTAAAAGCTGAAGTGACTGACATCGTGCCTGATGGCATCATCCAGATGACCTTCCACTACTGGGAGAGCTCTTGCAACGAGCTAACAAGCAGCGGTTGGGACTATATCAGCAAGACTCCGACATTTAAAGCAGCTATCCAGATCAAAAAGATCGATGAAGAGGAATTTTTACGAGTTCGCGAGCTAAAACGCGAGAAATTCCAAACTTCAAAGATCATCTACGATGACTTCCACCACCACGGAAACGTAGCGATAAATGAGTAAATTTAGTGAGGCTTCGCGCCTCACTTTTCTATAAATAATAGTAGATATAAATTTAAAAGAGCGTTTTACTTAAACGCCAAAAAGCTCATAAAATTTCCCCATTTAAACGTGCTCGCAACATGCTTAAAGCCAGCATTTAGGGCTAAGCTTCTATTTTCCTCTTCAGTATATGGCACCAGCACATTTTCAAGTGCCTCCCTTTTTTGGGCGATCTCGTAGCGTGAGTAGCCTTGCGCCTGTTTGTAGTCCTCGTAAATTTCTATGACGCTTTTAGTAAGCTTCTTATCTTCAAAGATGATCTTTTCACTAAACAAAAAAACTCCATTTTCATTTAGTCCGTTATAAATTTTTTGCACTAGATCAGCCCTTTTTGGCGGTCTGATAAACTGCAAAGTATAGTTTGCCAAAACTGCGTCAAAGCCCACTAGCTCACACTTTAAAATATCATCAAGTAAAAATTTTATCTTTGCTCCATATGCCTTTGCCTTATTTTTGGCATTTGCTAGCATAGCTTCAGAGTTATCCACGCCACTTAGCACGAGGTCGTTTCTAAGGTTGTTTAGTAAAAGTAAGCTATTTGCCGTCGAGCAGCCAAGGTCGCATACACTTGCATCTTTTGGCAAAATTTTAGCAAGCAGCTTTGCGTTTAGATTTGAACTAACGTCGTAAAATGGCACTGAGCGCGAGATCATATCATCAAAAACGCTCGCCACAAAGTCATCAAATTCAAACTGCTTGCTTATAGGCTCTTTAAAAATTTCATCTCTCATATACCAGCTCCGTATCCATCAAAGTATCTCATTGTCTCGTTACCAAAAAGATCGCACACTCCAACACAAGCTCTAGCTCCGTTTATATCGCATTTGATCTGTTCTTTTAGCTCTTCAAGTGTGTCAAATTTTTTATTATCTCTTAGGCGCTTTATAAAACAAACCGCGACATGCTTCGCTACTTTTGGCGCGACCTCGTCTAATATGTGTGTCTCGACGCTAAAATTTCCATCCGTGCTAAGCCTATTGCCTATAAATGTGACCGAGCCGTAGGTATATGAGCCTATCCTTGTTCTTGTGGCGTATACGCCGTCTTTAGGCAAAAGATAATTTTTTACATCCAAATTTAGCGTTGCAACTAGCTCCTTTGCACCGATGCCCTGTCCTTTTATCACATTGCCCTCGATTGAGTACTCCCTGCCTATTAGCCTGTTTGCCTCTTCGATGTTGCCCTGACGTATCAGCTCTCTAATGGCTGAGCTATGCACGCCCATACCATCGTAGCAAACCTCGTCAACGACAACTACTTCTCCATCAAAAATTCTTTTCAGATCGTGCTTGTCCCATGCTCTATTTCTACCAAATCTAAAATCAAAGCCAACAACGATCTTTTTTAAATTTTTAAAATCCCTCTTCAAAAGTGCGATAAATTCCTCGCCGCTAAGCCCTTTTATGCTCTCAAAATCATACAAGAAGCAAGGATAGTTTGAGTACTCCGCTCGCTTTAGCTTTGGCGTAATGTTGGCTTTGTTTTTATCAATCACGACAAGTCCGCCAAACTCGCCTAGCTGCTTTAAAAGCTGCTTGTGCCCTCTGTGCACGCCGTCAAAGTGCCCTATCGCAACGGCAGTGATATTATCTTTTGTTAAAAGCGTAGAAAAATTCGGCATTTCCCTCTTTCCCTTTTACTTCACACTCTTTGCAAGTTATCATTTTAAATCCTAAGCCATTAGCCATCACTTCAAACCTCTTCATCGCTAAATTTATAGCTTTCATATCAGTGACGACTCCTTTTTTATTTCGTTTTACGCCAACACCCACTTCAAATTGTGGCTTAAAAAGCGTGATAATGAGCGAATTTACGCTTGCTAGCTCACAAATGGCAGGCAAAATTTCAGCTAAAGAGATAAAGCTAACATCGCAGGTTATTAGATCAAATTTACCTTGCTCTTGCTTAGCAAACTCTCTGACGTCAGTTTTTTCATAAATTTTCACTCGCTCATCGCTTCTTAGGCTGGCATCTAACTGATCAGTACCCACATCCACACCAGTCACGCTTTTTACGCCTTTGCTTAACAAAATTTGCATAAAGCCACCAGTCGAGCTACCTATATCAAGTGCGTTTTTGCCAGTTAGATCAAATTTCATCGTCTCCAAAAAACTCTTTAGCTTAAGCGCCCCTCGCCCAACGTAAATTTCATCAAGCAGCGAAATTTTAGCCTCGCTAACCTCGCTTGAAACCTTGGTGCAAATTTCGCCATTTGTTAGCACCTTGCCGCCCTTTATCAGCTCGCTCGCCTTGTTTCTACTTATGTTTAAAACGCTTGCGACGTAGTTATCAAACCTCAAGTTTTAGCCTCTCATATTCGCTCTCGTCGATCACCAGCACACCTAGCTCATTTGCTTTGTCAAGCTTGCTGCCAGCCTCCTCGCCAGCTAAGACGAAGTCCGTTTTTTTAGAAACTGAGCCAGAAACCTTTGCGCCAAAACTCTCAAGCTCGGCCTTTATCTCATCTCTTGGGCGACTTAGCGTGCCAGTTATAACGACCGTCTTGCCACTTAGTGCATTTGAGATGCTTTGTGCCTGCGCCACGCTTGGCTGCACGATCTGGCTTAGGGCTAAAATTTCTGCTCTATTTACCTCGCAAAGTCTATCAAGCTGTTTGCCATCTCCACGCCAAAGCCCTCAAGCGAGACAAGCTCTTCAAAGCTAGCATCAAGCCAGCCCAGCCCAAAACTACTTGCTAGCTTTTTAGCTGCCACTTCGCCAATGTGCTCGCAGCCAAGGCCCGTGATAAAGCGCGCTAGCTCCGCACCTTTACTGGCTTCAATGGCATTTAAAAGGTTATTTACCTTTTTCTCTTTAAAGCCCTCAAGCGCGATTAGATCATCAAATTTAAGGCCGTAAATGTCTTTTATGCAAGAGATCAGCCCCTTGTCAAATAGCAAATTTACGATCGCATCGCCAAGGCCGTCTATATTTAGGCATTTTTTCGATGCGTAGTGGATTATTGAGCCCACCACTCTTGCCCTGCAGCTTAAATTTTGGCACTTCACAAAGACCCCTTCATCAAGCAGGTGCGAGCCACAAACTGGGCAAAATTTAGGCCTCTCTATCGCTTGCTCGCTACCATCTCGTCTATCTTTAAAAACCTTTGTGATCTTTGGTATCACATCTCCTGAGCGGATAATGCCGATGTAATCGTTTTTCATAACACCAAGGCGCTCGATCTCGTCGAAGTTATGAAGGGTGGCGGATTTTACATTAGCACCGTCTATATTTACCTCATCAAGCACGCCAACAGGCGTTACTACGCCGCTTCTACCGACCTGAAGTGCCACGTCTCTTAGCCTTGTGACCTTTTCAATGGCTGGAAATTTAAACGCCACCATAAATTTTGGAAATTTGACCGTGTAGCCCAGCTGCTCGCAGCGTGCAAGATCATTTACACGTATCACCATGCCATCCATCATCACGCTTTTTGAGTCGCGATTTGCCAAGAGCTCGTTATATGCGGCCTCAAGCTCATCTTTTTTTAAAATTTTGAAAAATCATCCCTCTCAAAGCCAAGATCACGCACAAATTTCATCACCTCGCTGTGATCTTTTAGCCCAAGGCTCTGCTCGCCCACGCCCCAAGGTATAAAAAGTAGCTTTCTTTTTGCAGTGACTGCGCTATCAAGCTGTCTAAGACTGCCTGCGGCTGCGTTTCTAGGGTTTGAAAGTGGCGCCTCGCCATTTTTTGCGCGCTCTATATTTAGTAGCTCAAAGTCATCTTTTCTTATGACGACTTCGCCCCTGATTTCAATGAGCCCTTTGTAGCTAATGCTCTTTGGCACCGAGCTAATGGTCCTTGCATTTTGCGTCACGTCCTCGCCTGTAACGCCGTCGCCTCTGGTTATCGCCCTAACTAAAACGCCATTTTCATAGAGTAAATTTAGGCTCGCTCCGTCAAATTTTGGCTCAGCAACAAAGGTCAAATTCTCTTTATCACCGCGCTTTAGCCACGCATCAAGCTCGCCAAGACTAAAGATATCCTCCATGCTCCACATGCGCTTTATGTGGCTTGCCTTGCTAAAACCCTCTTTTACGCCTCCGCCCACTCGCTTAGTCGGCGAAAATAGCGAAATTTCACTGGGATTTGCCTGTTCATAATCAAGCACCGCATGATATAGCGCGTCATACTCCTCGTCGCTTGCAAGTGGCTCGTCCTCGTCGTAGTAGGCCTTTGCCCACGCATTTAGCGTATCTACTGCTTTTTCATACTCTTGTTTTGTCATTTTTGCTCCAAATTTACACCGCATTTTATCTTAAACATACTTTATAAATGATCCAAATTTAGCTCTCTCGCGTCACATAAATGGGCATTTTTATAGACCTTTGCTATCTCTCTCTAGCTCTCATCAGCGCAAAGCCAAGCAAATTTTGCCCTCGCCACTTCATAGGATTTTGCGCATTTTCATCGCTTGCGCCCAAACCTATGCCCCAAATTTTATCAACTGGGCTTGCCTCGACTAAAATTTTGCTCCCAGTTTGAAGTAAAAAGTCACGCAAAGGGGCATTTTGGCTAAATTTTAGATAGCTCGCATTTAGCACGACACTAAATTTGACCTCGTCCCAGACCTTAGCGTCAAAGCCACACACCTGCCTGCCAAGCGCCTTCATCTGCGCCGGATCTTTAGCAGCCAAAATTTGCTCCAAAGTCTCCTCGTCGCCAAAACACTCGGCCTTTTTCGCCATCATGTACTGCTCGGCGCAAACGTATCTCACCTCATCTTGCCAAAAGCTAGCAGCGTACCACTGGCTT
This genomic interval from Campylobacter concisus contains the following:
- a CDS encoding bifunctional riboflavin kinase/FMN adenylyltransferase, whose translation is MPNFSTLLTKDNITAVAIGHFDGVHRGHKQLLKQLGEFGGLVVIDKNKANITPKLKRAEYSNYPCFLYDFESIKGLSGEEFIALLKRDFKNLKKIVVGFDFRFGRNRAWDKHDLKRIFDGEVVVVDEVCYDGMGVHSSAIRELIRQGNIEEANRLIGREYSIEGNVIKGQGIGAKELVATLNLDVKNYLLPKDGVYATRTRIGSYTYGSVTFIGNRLSTDGNFSVETHILDEVAPKVAKHVAVCFIKRLRDNKKFDTLEELKEQIKCDINGARACVGVCDLFGNETMRYFDGYGAGI
- a CDS encoding hemolysin — encoded protein: MRFDNYVASVLNISRNKASELIKGGKVLTNGEICTKVSSEVSEAKISLLDEIYVGRGALKLKSFLETMKFDLTGKNALDIGSSTGGFMQILLSKGVKSVTGVDVGTDQLDASLRSDERVKIYEKTDVREFAKQEQGKFDLITCDVSFISLAEILPAICELASVNSLIITLFKPQFEVGVGVKRNKKGVVTDMKAINLAMKRFEVMANGLGFKMITCKECEVKGKEGNAEFFYAFNKR